From a single Myxocyprinus asiaticus isolate MX2 ecotype Aquarium Trade chromosome 33, UBuf_Myxa_2, whole genome shotgun sequence genomic region:
- the LOC127424450 gene encoding coiled-coil domain-containing protein 181-like — MSVSEAKNIQDEYEDDFEKDLDWLISEEGKGKEQDPDDNDTEAQIDKKLEEDDLKEDRKKDVRKDRDLDDEEGEERWPTPIEPLDGSLDLDRVNLVTSPLSEDLDEEKKYILEKIHEANRQLQDQEAPDQSRHRRLQFKNTLVDLVMPAQETDPYESNSSLSRDLEEEGEVSGQMQRLNISLREESESVDPEDEHSEGAKKGRVLVEKDGKFDLVSLKEVESQGLLPPLPVSHVDNQRGSSRQSDPGLHLSKSPVSSPRQNSTSPFPPGIDSLYIPKPPPKHRSRPSSSRPSQRRTWVQGTKRRVQSASGTPSHATFTITPQQNEMLMKLQQRRERQAKEEEHKKKEEEEQKRQENETAFRSWLMRKRGQLQDQRRVQKAQDMERMSCMRDNGDPEEAFKIWLQKKQEQQLKEKHLEEMKKREKESGFCLHSREESEKAFRQWLRRKRAEKRVEQQAAGEGSRRLVLEERRARRIYDLFCTVNEIKPLRFSDPYSYRY; from the exons ATGAGTGTTTCTGAAGCCAAAAACATTCAGGATGAGTATGAGGATGACTTTGAGAAAGACCTGGACTGGCTTATCAGTGAGGAGGGCAAGGGCAAAGAACag GATCCTGATGATAATGACACTGAAGCTCAAATAGACAAAAAGCTTGAAGAAGATGATCTTAAAGAAGATAGAAAGAAGGATGTTCGCAAAGACAGGGATTTGGATGATGAAGAAGGGGAGGAAAGGTGGCCAACGCCTATAGAGCCATTAGACGGTTCGTTAGATCTGGACAGGGTCAACCTTGTAACCTCTCCGCTGTCTGAAGACCTCGATGAAGAGAAGAAATACATTTTGGAAAAGATACATGAGGCTAACAGACAACTGCAGGACCAGGAAGCTCCAGACCAAAGCCGTCATAGACGTCTGCAGTTTAAAAACACTTTGGTGGACCTGGTGATGCCTGCTCAGGAGACTGACCCTTATGAGAGCAACAGCTCCCTCTCTAGGGACTTAGAGGAAGAGGGAGAAGTGTCTGGACAAATGCAGAGATTGAATATTTCTCTGCGAGAAGAAAGCGAGTCAGTAGACCCAGAGGATGAGCACAGCGAGGGAGCCAAGAAGGGACGGGTTTTGGTTGAAAAAGATGGAAAGTTTGACCTAGTAAGTCTAAAGGAGGTAGAAAGTCAAGGGTTGCTACCTCCCTTGCCAGTGTCTCACGTCGACAATCAACGAGGATCCTCACGGCAAAGTGATCCTGGCCTCCATCTCAGCAAGAGTCCAGTCTCCTCACCAAGACAAAATTCTACCTCACCTTTTCCTCCTGGCATTGACTCTTTGTACATTCCCAAACCTCCACCGAAGCACAGGAGTAGGCCCAGTTCTTCAAGACCATCTCAAAGAAGAACATGGGTCCAGGGTACCAAACGCAGGGTCCAGTCGGCAAGTGGAACACCCTCACATGCCACATTTACAATTACACCACAGCAGAATGAAATGTTGATGAAACTTCAACAGCGGAGAGAGAGACAAGCTAAAGAG GAAGAGCATAAGAAAAAAGAGGAAGAGGAACAAAAGCGTCAGGAGAATGAAACTGCCTTCCGATCGTGGCTTATGAGGAAGAGAGGGCAACTGCAGGACCAGAGGAGGGTCCAGAAAGCCCAGGATATGGAGAGAATGAGCTGCATG AGGGACAATGGAGACCCAGAGGAGGCCTTTAAAATTTGGCTCCAGAAGAAACAAGAACAGCAGCTGAAAGAGAAGCATCTAGAGGAGATGAAGAAACGGGAAAAGGAGAGCGGCTTTTGCCTGCACAGCCGAGAAGAGAGTGAAAAAGCTTTCAGACA GTGGTTGAGACGTAAGCGGGCAGAGAAAAGAGTGGAACAGCAGGCGGCAGGAGAGGGCTCCCGCAGGCTGGTGCTGGAAGAGCGAAGAGCCAGACGCATATATGACCTCTTCTGCACTGTCAATGAGATCAAACCCTTACGATTCAGTGACCCCTACAGCTACCGCTACTGA
- the LOC127424452 gene encoding oxygen-dependent coproporphyrinogen-III oxidase, mitochondrial-like, protein MTSIAFFTINRTARSTARLCQVSRSAHGTADFHSFVARNSTLRKCAFLPGGKWSFVRTGTRQMSHGSAGRISFGRYSKGVFLAAGAAAVTGVLAAGVSHFQRAEMATKISKVEDEEGDIRERCKSFMSPPVTDIKVLEQRKDAMSSRMEMLIMETQAAFCKALEEVDGGTFRVDRWIRKEGGGGISCVMQDGKVFEKAGVNVSVVFGNLTEEAAKQMRSRGKVLKGKDGKLPFCAMGVSSVIHPKNPHIPTVHFNYRYFEIEEADGSKQWWFGGGTDLTPVYIDLEDAAHFHKTLKDACDKHHSKYYPDFKKWCDNYFYIPHRGETRGIGGIFFDDLDSPKQEEVFSFVKSCAKTVVPCYLPIVYKHLNDYFTPEEKDWQQVRRGRYVEFNLVYDRGVKFGLATPGSRIESILMSLPLTARWEYMHEPAKGTKEAEILDVLRNPKEWL, encoded by the exons ATGACTTCTATAgcttttttcacaataaacagGACAGCGAGATCAACAGCAAGACTGTGCCAAGTGTCACGCTCTGCGCATGGTACAGCTGATTTCCACTCTTTCGTAGCCCGCAACTCTACTCTGCGTAAATGCGCCTTTCTTCCGGGAGGAAAATGGTCATTCGTAAGAACGGGAACGAGACAGATGTCTCATGGATCGGCTGGGAGGATCTCATTCGGACGGTACAGTAAAGGTGTATTTCTGGCAGCCGGGGCAGCAGCTGTCACCGGTGTTCTGGCGGCAGGTGTGAGTCACTTTCAGCGGGCAGAAATGGCTACGAAGATATCCAAGGTTGAAGATGAGGAGGGTGACATAAGAGAGAGATGCAAGTCGTTCATGTCTCCACCAGTCACTGACATCAAGGTCTTGGAGCAGAGAAAAGACGCGATGTCCTCGAGAATGGAGATGCTGATCATGGAGACGCAGGCTGCATTCTGTAAAGCCCTTGAGGAGGTAGATGGAGGCACGTTTAGGGTGGACAGATGGATTAGGAAAGAAG GTGGTGGCGGCATCAGCTGTGTGATGCAAGATGGGAAGGTTTTTGAGAAAGCGGGTGTGAACGTGTCTGTTGTGTTCGGGAATCTCACAGAAGAGGCCGCCAAGCAAATGCGCAGCCGTGGAAAAGTTCTGAAAGGGAAAGATG GTAAGCTGCCATTCTGTGCCATGGGTGTGAGTTCAGTCATACACCCTAAAAACCCCCACATTCCCACAGTGCACTTCAACTACAGATACTTTGAGATTGAGGAAGCAGACG GCTCAAAACAGTGGTGGTTTGGCGGAGGAACAGATCTGACTCCTGTTTACATTGATTTGGAAGATGCCGCCCATTTCCACAAGACTTTGAAGGATGCATGTGACAAGCACCATTCTAAATATTACCCAGACTTCAAAAAGTG GTGTGATAATTACTTCTACATCCCTCACCGAGGGGAGACGAGAGGCATTGGTGGGATCTTTTTTGATGATTTGGATTCACCCAAGCAGGAAGAGGTTTTTAGCTTCGTGAAGAGCTGTGCTAAAACTGTGGTGCCCTGTTACCTGCCTATTGTATACAAACATCTGAATGACTACTTCACCCCTGAAGAAAAGGACTGGCAGCAAGTCAGACGAGGCAG ATATGTAGAATTTAATCTAGTGTATGACAGAGGGGTGAAATTTGGCCTTGCCACGCCTGGGTCTCGCATTGAGAGCATCCTGATGTCCCTACCACTTACTGCAAG GTGGGAGTATATGCATGAGCCAGCCAAAGGCACGAAGGAAGCAGAGATACTCGACGTCTTACGGAACCCTAAAGAATGGCTCTGA
- the LOC127424449 gene encoding fibronectin type III and SPRY domain-containing protein 1-like isoform X2 encodes MDDQRESLQKIITTLALKNEEIQNFICCLKQRLGNLEANANRVQEDLDSEFSSLHTVLDELKESMVTRIKQERASRTYELQSQLSASTKALESSEELLELANQTLCSAENDSFTQAAKDIKDSVTMAPAFRLSLKAKASDSMNHLMVDFTLERNMLQAISFLPVPATPEIQVAECQVFDNTVTVVWTLPEPDSKIDHYILEYRRTNHEGPPRAREDHPWMVVEGIKETEYTLTGLRFDTRYMTFRVKACNKAVAGEFSELVTLETHAFVFKLDASSAHQNLKVEDLSVEWDSSGGKLPVQDIRKDKNRASSPMHSPARTAMMSPKRAPSARVGRDRFTAESYTVLGDTIIDSGQHYWEVRFDKESKAFAAGIALRSLGRFDQLGKSNASWCIHLNNWLQQSFTAKHNNKARALDCQIPDRIGIYCNYEEGTLSFYNGRTKSLLHTFRTKFQQPVIPAFMVWNGSFSVQTGLQVPSIVLSGQKRNSNTSSSNASLT; translated from the exons ATGGACGACCAGAGG GAGTCACTGCAGAAGATCATCACCACGTTGGCCCTGAAGAATGAGGAAATTCAGAATTTCATTTGCTGTCTAAAGCAGAGACTAGGGAACCTGGAG GCGAATGCAAACCGAGTGCAGGAGGATCTGGACTCGGAGTTTAGTTCTTTGCATACTGTCCTGGATGAACTAAAAGAGAGCATGGTCACACGCATCAAACAGGAAAGAGCCAGCCGCACCTACGAGCTACAG AGCCAGCTGAGTGCATCTACCAAAGCCCTGGAGAGCTCAGAGGAGCTGCTGGAATTAGCCAATCAGACGCTCTGCTCAGCTGAGAATGACAGCTTCACCCAG GCGGCCAAAGACATAAAGGATAG TGTGACTATGGCTCCAGCATTTCGTCTTTCGTTGAAAGCCAAGGCCAGTGACAGTATGAATCACCTGATGGTGGACTTCACTCTGGAAAGAAACATGCTACAGGCCATCTCATTTCTTCCAG TGCCTGCGACACCAGAAATTCAGGTGGCTGAATGCCAGGTGTTTGATAACACAGTCACAGTGGTGTGGACCTTACCTGAACCTGACTCCAAAATCGACCACTACATTCTGGAATATCGAAGAACCAATCACGAAGGTCCTCCCCGCGCTCGGGAAGACCACCCCTGGATGGTAGTAGAGGGGATAAAAGAAACTGAGTATACACTCACGG GTCTTCGTTTTGACACGCGTTACATGACCTTTCGGGTGAAGGCATGCAATAAGGCTGTGGCAGGTGAATTCTCAGAGCTGGTTACTCTAGAaacacatg CATTTGTTTTTAAACTGGACGCTAGTTCAGCCCATCAGAACTTGAAGGTAGAGGATCTCAGTGTGGAATGGGACAGCAGTGGTGGAAAGTTACCAGTCCAGGACATCCGAAAGGACAAGAACAGAGCCAGTTCTCCCATGCATTCTCCCGCAAG GACAGCCATGATGTCCCCCAAAAGAGCCCCATCTGCTAGAGTGGGTCGAGACCGTTTCACAGCAGAGTCCTACACTGTTTTGG GTGACACCATTATCGATTCAGGGCAGCATTACTGGGAGGTGCGGTTTGATAAGGAGAGTAAGGCATTTGCAGCAGGCATCGCTTTGCGGTCTCTTGGCCGCTTTGACCAGTTGGGTAAGAGTAATGCGTCCTGGTGCATCCACCTGAACAACTGGCTTCAGCAGAGCTTCACAGCCAAGCACAATAATAAAGCCCGAGCCCTGGACTGCCAAATTCCAGACCGCATCGGCATTTACTGCAACTACGAAGAGG GCACATTGTCTTTTTATAACGGCAGAACCAAAAGTCTTCTTCATACCTTCAGAACCAAGTTCCAGCAGCCTGTTATACCAGCCTTTATG GTGTGGAATGGGAGTTTTTCAGTGCAGACGGGGCTGCAGGTACCCAGTATTGTGCTGAGTGGTCAGAAGAGAAACAGTAATACAAGCAGCTCCAATGCCAGCCTTACCTAA
- the LOC127424449 gene encoding fibronectin type III and SPRY domain-containing protein 1-like isoform X1, whose product MQTAWTTRGDVSDFICMFQESLQKIITTLALKNEEIQNFICCLKQRLGNLEANANRVQEDLDSEFSSLHTVLDELKESMVTRIKQERASRTYELQSQLSASTKALESSEELLELANQTLCSAENDSFTQAAKDIKDSVTMAPAFRLSLKAKASDSMNHLMVDFTLERNMLQAISFLPVPATPEIQVAECQVFDNTVTVVWTLPEPDSKIDHYILEYRRTNHEGPPRAREDHPWMVVEGIKETEYTLTGLRFDTRYMTFRVKACNKAVAGEFSELVTLETHAFVFKLDASSAHQNLKVEDLSVEWDSSGGKLPVQDIRKDKNRASSPMHSPARTAMMSPKRAPSARVGRDRFTAESYTVLGDTIIDSGQHYWEVRFDKESKAFAAGIALRSLGRFDQLGKSNASWCIHLNNWLQQSFTAKHNNKARALDCQIPDRIGIYCNYEEGTLSFYNGRTKSLLHTFRTKFQQPVIPAFMVWNGSFSVQTGLQVPSIVLSGQKRNSNTSSSNASLT is encoded by the exons ATGCAGACAGCATGGACGACCAGAGG agatgTATCTGATTTCATATGCATGTTTCAGGAGTCACTGCAGAAGATCATCACCACGTTGGCCCTGAAGAATGAGGAAATTCAGAATTTCATTTGCTGTCTAAAGCAGAGACTAGGGAACCTGGAG GCGAATGCAAACCGAGTGCAGGAGGATCTGGACTCGGAGTTTAGTTCTTTGCATACTGTCCTGGATGAACTAAAAGAGAGCATGGTCACACGCATCAAACAGGAAAGAGCCAGCCGCACCTACGAGCTACAG AGCCAGCTGAGTGCATCTACCAAAGCCCTGGAGAGCTCAGAGGAGCTGCTGGAATTAGCCAATCAGACGCTCTGCTCAGCTGAGAATGACAGCTTCACCCAG GCGGCCAAAGACATAAAGGATAG TGTGACTATGGCTCCAGCATTTCGTCTTTCGTTGAAAGCCAAGGCCAGTGACAGTATGAATCACCTGATGGTGGACTTCACTCTGGAAAGAAACATGCTACAGGCCATCTCATTTCTTCCAG TGCCTGCGACACCAGAAATTCAGGTGGCTGAATGCCAGGTGTTTGATAACACAGTCACAGTGGTGTGGACCTTACCTGAACCTGACTCCAAAATCGACCACTACATTCTGGAATATCGAAGAACCAATCACGAAGGTCCTCCCCGCGCTCGGGAAGACCACCCCTGGATGGTAGTAGAGGGGATAAAAGAAACTGAGTATACACTCACGG GTCTTCGTTTTGACACGCGTTACATGACCTTTCGGGTGAAGGCATGCAATAAGGCTGTGGCAGGTGAATTCTCAGAGCTGGTTACTCTAGAaacacatg CATTTGTTTTTAAACTGGACGCTAGTTCAGCCCATCAGAACTTGAAGGTAGAGGATCTCAGTGTGGAATGGGACAGCAGTGGTGGAAAGTTACCAGTCCAGGACATCCGAAAGGACAAGAACAGAGCCAGTTCTCCCATGCATTCTCCCGCAAG GACAGCCATGATGTCCCCCAAAAGAGCCCCATCTGCTAGAGTGGGTCGAGACCGTTTCACAGCAGAGTCCTACACTGTTTTGG GTGACACCATTATCGATTCAGGGCAGCATTACTGGGAGGTGCGGTTTGATAAGGAGAGTAAGGCATTTGCAGCAGGCATCGCTTTGCGGTCTCTTGGCCGCTTTGACCAGTTGGGTAAGAGTAATGCGTCCTGGTGCATCCACCTGAACAACTGGCTTCAGCAGAGCTTCACAGCCAAGCACAATAATAAAGCCCGAGCCCTGGACTGCCAAATTCCAGACCGCATCGGCATTTACTGCAACTACGAAGAGG GCACATTGTCTTTTTATAACGGCAGAACCAAAAGTCTTCTTCATACCTTCAGAACCAAGTTCCAGCAGCCTGTTATACCAGCCTTTATG GTGTGGAATGGGAGTTTTTCAGTGCAGACGGGGCTGCAGGTACCCAGTATTGTGCTGAGTGGTCAGAAGAGAAACAGTAATACAAGCAGCTCCAATGCCAGCCTTACCTAA